TTAAGAAGTGATAGTAATTAATATTAGTATAATGAGAAAGATTATGAAGATTAAAAGATATATATATGCCTTAGTCGTGCTGACAGTAATGTTTAGCTCTTGCAGTGATTTTTTGGATGTTCAGTCCGAGGGTACTCCTACAACGACATCTTATTTTAAGAATGATCAACAGGCTATTGATGCTGTCACAGCTTTATATAAACCGCTCCATGCAGAAACGTCCTTTGGGCGTAATTTGTTTTGGGAACAAGGTGCGGCGTGTGATGTGGTTTGGGGACGTAGCCGTAATTTTAACTCACTTGCTACGTTTGCCTATACTGGTGATGAGAGCCCGCTAAGTGGTAATTTCAAATTGTTCTATGAAATAATGGCACGTTCTAACTGGGTAATTCAGGAACTTTTGCAAAAGCAAAACTCCACAACTCTGACTGCTATAGAGAATCGTAGCTTAGGTGAGGCTTACTTCATGCGAGGTATGTCACATTTCATGATTGCTTATCGCTATGGTACTGATAAGCAAGGTGTTCCTTTTGCACCTTATGAAGAATACGCTAATGGATATGATAACTCTATCTTGCCGCAACAAAAGTCTGTTGTGGATAATTATAAGTATATCATTAAGGACATGGATAGCGCAATTAAATATCTTCCGAAGTTTGAGGACTATACTGATGCTGATAAAGGACGTGCGCATCAAGCTGCTGCTGTAGCCTATAAAGCTAAGGTTTATGCTTATTGGGCAACTTGGGATGCTACGCAATGGACAAATGTGATATCGATGGTGGATTCTCTTGAAAGCGATTATGGACGCGGCCTTGCTTCTTCACTTTCTGATTTCTTCTCTTCGGATTACAGTAACTTCTGGAATAAGGAATATATTTGGTCGATCCCTTCTGATGGTGGCTCCAATGGTGGTGGTAGCGAATTTCCGGGTGTTATTCTTGAAAATAAAGGTTGGGGAAAATTCAATGGCTGGGGACAATTCAAACCCAGTTATGACATTTATGCTGAAATGGCAAAAGATGGTGCAGGAAACGATCGCTTGAGACGTTCTATTCTTGAGTATAATCAAGAGTTTCAATTTTGGGGAGAAACGCGTAAATTTTATTCTGTCTCAGATACCGAAGCTGGTTTTATGATAAACAAATATTTGGATCCGTTCAAATACGCCGATGCTGATAAGGAAGGCTATGTCAATACTAGTGGCAACTGGCCAACGGCTCGTTTAAATTTTCCAATTATCCGCTTTGGAGAGATGTTACTGTTTCGTGCCGAGGCTTATTTGATGACTAATCAGGCAGATAAGGCTAGGGCTGATATTAACAGAATTCGTGTGCGCTCTAAGCTTACTCCTTTAGCTGATACATATATGCCTACTATGGCTGATCTGTATCATGAACGCCGTTGTGAACTGGCATTTGAGTTTACCGATCACCTATTCGACTTGAAACGTTGGGATCGTTCTTCGAATACGACAATTAAAACTTTGGCTGATAAAGAATTGAATGCACATCCGCGTGTGCGTAAATACGATAACCGTTCTAATCCAGAATCAGCATTTCATATTGCCGATTATGAAGATTATATGGGCAAGTCGGCTTATCAACCTTATATGATGGTATTTCCTTATCCATCTAATCAGGTCACTAAATCTAATGGAAAGTTGAAACAGAACGATGGATATTAATTGTTAATAGAAAATAGAACAAGATAATTCTTTCAAATTAGAGAGCTGTGCCAGAAGATTTAAAATCTTTGGGCACAGCTTATTTGACTTAAAAAACGAATAAGAATCATGAAATTAAAAAGAATCATTTTTCAATGTGTTTTGTGTGTCTTTTTGCTTATGACACAATCAGTTATGGCACAATATCCCGTCAAAATTCATTCTCACAATGACTATACTCGTACAATGCCTTTCTATGAAGCCTATTCACAAAAGATATATTCTATAGAGGTAGATATGTTTTATCGTAATGGTCAGTTTTATGTGAGTCATGATAAGGTGGATATTAATAAGCAAAAAACGTTTGATGCGTTATATCTCAATCCGTTGCTATTTCTTTTCAATGTGAATAAGGGTAGGGCATGGGCTGATGCTGATCGCCCTTTGCAATTGGTTATTGATATAAAATCGAGGAATACAGATGCATTTATGAATGCTTTGGTGGATATCTTCAAATTATATCCTGAAGTTTTTAACCCAGAAAGGAATCCGAATGCTGTTCGCATTGTCATTACGGGTAATAGACCTTCTGCAGATAAATTTTCTCGTTATCCATCTTACATTAGTTTTGATGGTAATTTGAATGAAAAATATACAAAGGAAGAATTGAAACATATTGCCATGTTCAGCCTTGATTTTAAAAGTCTTTCGCATTGGAATGGTAAGGGCTCGATGGTGAAAAAGGATAAAAAGAAAGTTATTTCTGCTATCAATGAAGCTCATGCTCAAGGCAAACCTATCCGTTTTTGGGGAGCTCCAGACGGTATAACAGCATGGACCGCTTTTTATTGGATGGGAATAGACTATATCAATACAGATCATGTGGAACAGTGTGCAGAGTTCTTTAGCGATTGGGATAATAAGAATTATGTCATTTCTGCAGACAAGAAAACGGCTGAAACGGGAGTGACGAATACTGATCGTTTGGATAAAACAACGCATAATTTCGCGGGATTCAAGAATGATAAGTTGCAACTTACTCAAAATGTAGCTACTTATACTCCTTCATATCGGAATGATGGGGCAGACTTACCGGTAAAGAATGTGATTTTACTCATTGGAGATGGCATGGGACTGGGACAAATTACGGCTGCTGATCGTGTAAATAAAGGGCTTTCTATGCTTAATATGAGATATATGGGTTTGATTACGACCTCTGCTCTTGATGCTTTTACGACTGATTCTGCAGCATCGGGTAGTGCTCTTTCTTGTGGACACTTGGTGTCCAATAGGCATATCTGCATGAGTGATGATGGTAAGGCTTATCCTTTAATTACCGATTTCTTTGTTGCTCAGGGAAAAGCCTGTGGTGTTGTAACTTTGGGTAATGTAGCTGATGCTACTCCAGCGGTATTTTATGGGCATAATGTGGAGCGCGATAATTCGGATGCACTGACTCGTGATTTGTTGGATGGTAAGCTTACTCTATTGGCAGGTAGTGGAATGGATGTTTTTACACACCGCCAAGATGGAGTGAATCTTATTGATCAATTAAAGAAAAAAGAATATCATT
This is a stretch of genomic DNA from uncultured Bacteroides sp.. It encodes these proteins:
- a CDS encoding RagB/SusD family nutrient uptake outer membrane protein, giving the protein MKIKRYIYALVVLTVMFSSCSDFLDVQSEGTPTTTSYFKNDQQAIDAVTALYKPLHAETSFGRNLFWEQGAACDVVWGRSRNFNSLATFAYTGDESPLSGNFKLFYEIMARSNWVIQELLQKQNSTTLTAIENRSLGEAYFMRGMSHFMIAYRYGTDKQGVPFAPYEEYANGYDNSILPQQKSVVDNYKYIIKDMDSAIKYLPKFEDYTDADKGRAHQAAAVAYKAKVYAYWATWDATQWTNVISMVDSLESDYGRGLASSLSDFFSSDYSNFWNKEYIWSIPSDGGSNGGGSEFPGVILENKGWGKFNGWGQFKPSYDIYAEMAKDGAGNDRLRRSILEYNQEFQFWGETRKFYSVSDTEAGFMINKYLDPFKYADADKEGYVNTSGNWPTARLNFPIIRFGEMLLFRAEAYLMTNQADKARADINRIRVRSKLTPLADTYMPTMADLYHERRCELAFEFTDHLFDLKRWDRSSNTTIKTLADKELNAHPRVRKYDNRSNPESAFHIADYEDYMGKSAYQPYMMVFPYPSNQVTKSNGKLKQNDGY
- a CDS encoding alkaline phosphatase; translated protein: MKLKRIIFQCVLCVFLLMTQSVMAQYPVKIHSHNDYTRTMPFYEAYSQKIYSIEVDMFYRNGQFYVSHDKVDINKQKTFDALYLNPLLFLFNVNKGRAWADADRPLQLVIDIKSRNTDAFMNALVDIFKLYPEVFNPERNPNAVRIVITGNRPSADKFSRYPSYISFDGNLNEKYTKEELKHIAMFSLDFKSLSHWNGKGSMVKKDKKKVISAINEAHAQGKPIRFWGAPDGITAWTAFYWMGIDYINTDHVEQCAEFFSDWDNKNYVISADKKTAETGVTNTDRLDKTTHNFAGFKNDKLQLTQNVATYTPSYRNDGADLPVKNVILLIGDGMGLGQITAADRVNKGLSMLNMRYMGLITTSALDAFTTDSAASGSALSCGHLVSNRHICMSDDGKAYPLITDFFVAQGKACGVVTLGNVADATPAVFYGHNVERDNSDALTRDLLDGKLTLLAGSGMDVFTHRQDGVNLIDQLKKKEYHFVTSIKDINAKAGKEICVDEEMGKAAEVGNIDLLARATHNSIEKLNQSSSKGFFLMVEGAKIDYAGHSRCLPGSIMETLSFDMAVAEALKFADKNGETLVIVTADHETGGLTLIDGDNKTGRVTAYYVTNDHTPIMIPVLAYGPQAQKFIGKYYHYEMPGKIKGLFH